A genomic stretch from Aerococcaceae bacterium zg-1292 includes:
- a CDS encoding PspC domain-containing protein, which yields MKKKLFKSSTDKKIMGVCGGIAEYFNIDSTLVRLGFAISFFALSAGFWPYLLLGIILPYDYQVNRVDGYVYRNDESAKQQRSIFNDLKKTQAPKDVTPKNDDSWSDF from the coding sequence GTGAAGAAAAAATTATTTAAATCGTCAACAGACAAGAAGATAATGGGCGTATGTGGCGGTATCGCTGAATATTTTAACATTGATTCAACATTGGTGCGTTTAGGATTTGCAATTTCATTCTTCGCATTAAGTGCAGGGTTTTGGCCATATTTATTATTGGGCATTATCTTACCCTATGACTATCAAGTCAATCGTGTTGATGGTTATGTTTATCGTAATGACGAATCAGCGAAACAACAACGTAGTATCTTTAATGATTTAAAAAAGACACAAGCACCTAAAGACGTTACACCAAAAAATGATGACTCTTGGAGCGATTTTTAG
- a CDS encoding prolipoprotein diacylglyceryl transferase, whose protein sequence is MLLYGLAKLSPIAFRLFGWPVHWYGIIIGIGIVIAYTMIQREAKRKELDEEQMSDIVFWTIIIGFIGARLYYVLFRLDYYLMHPTQILSIWQGGIAIYGGILAGLVTLYYLAKRYHLSFITILDVVAPAVLTAQSIGRWGNFMNQEAYGYEVSRDFLEKIHLPKVIIEQMNIEGVYHHPTFLYESLWSALGVILLLWLRQKPNLLKEGEVAAGYLLWYGLGRMVIEGMRTDSLYLGPLRISQWVAVVFVISSIGFIMKRRNEATIMYYTANRH, encoded by the coding sequence ATGTTATTGTATGGTTTAGCGAAACTGTCACCGATTGCTTTTCGATTATTTGGTTGGCCCGTTCATTGGTATGGTATTATTATCGGTATCGGGATTGTGATTGCGTATACGATGATTCAACGCGAAGCTAAGCGCAAAGAACTGGATGAAGAGCAGATGTCAGATATCGTTTTTTGGACGATTATTATTGGTTTTATTGGCGCGCGCTTGTATTATGTATTGTTTCGCTTAGATTATTATCTCATGCATCCGACACAAATTTTAAGTATTTGGCAAGGTGGCATCGCCATCTATGGGGGAATTTTAGCGGGGCTAGTGACATTATATTATTTAGCTAAACGGTACCATTTATCGTTCATTACGATACTTGACGTAGTAGCACCCGCTGTCTTGACTGCGCAATCAATTGGACGTTGGGGCAATTTTATGAATCAAGAAGCGTATGGCTACGAAGTGTCACGTGACTTTTTAGAAAAAATACATTTGCCAAAAGTCATCATTGAACAGATGAATATAGAAGGTGTGTATCATCATCCAACTTTTTTATATGAATCGTTATGGAGTGCACTGGGTGTTATCTTGTTATTATGGTTACGTCAAAAGCCAAATCTGTTAAAAGAAGGCGAAGTGGCAGCGGGTTATCTATTATGGTATGGACTCGGTAGAATGGTTATTGAAGGTATGCGCACAGACAGTCTCTATTTAGGACCACTGCGTATTTCTCAATGGGTAGCCGTCGTATTTGTTATCAGTTCGATCGGATTTATCATGAAGCGTCGGAATGAGGCTACTATTATGTACTACACAGCGAATCGTCACTAG
- a CDS encoding DUF4097 family beta strand repeat protein translates to MTHKERIIELVRQNVITMDEALKLLEAAAENTKEANVSEFAEEYQAAQAAVEAEINHSEATASEENIEDAVNEETLTTRVREITEQLEKKEEARVIAQQRLRELEIFEELDELTDEMKSQKETLGDKIRQLTNEKDALNQEIKEIKSTLRQQSKEQVKNIVDSTTEQVKNIVDSTTEQVKNIVKSTTGQVKTTAREVSKEGSDIQRKVVDYFKDVAANFDMKSVSVTIPGIKTTHLKHQFEYHLDETTLLDVSLVNGDIKVVGHDSDDIVVAADIRFFGKEDIATIEQFEALSTIDATDERLLFHVNDARIACDLVFKVPQTMWREMKIKSINGDIYLSNIKADELTLDSKNGDLKLEQVTANFGSIEGLNGDVLVQNALIKDLATKSLNGDFRYRGTVGNTTVETLNGDILVTKEDLNEAKINLKSTVSGDVKVALPQAMNVEVDYSNSMGEFHSRMSNVEMYKNGHHLERYLHNQAPIVKLEIKSAFGDVYLKDSM, encoded by the coding sequence ATGACTCATAAAGAACGTATTATTGAATTAGTGAGACAAAATGTAATTACGATGGATGAAGCATTAAAATTATTGGAAGCAGCGGCTGAAAATACAAAAGAAGCAAATGTATCTGAGTTTGCTGAGGAATACCAAGCTGCACAAGCGGCAGTTGAAGCAGAAATAAATCATTCCGAAGCGACAGCAAGTGAAGAGAATATAGAAGATGCGGTGAATGAAGAAACATTAACAACACGAGTGCGTGAAATTACGGAACAATTAGAGAAAAAAGAAGAAGCACGAGTGATTGCACAACAACGTTTACGAGAACTAGAAATTTTTGAAGAACTTGATGAATTAACGGATGAGATGAAGTCGCAAAAAGAAACATTAGGCGATAAAATTCGGCAATTAACGAACGAAAAGGATGCATTAAACCAAGAAATTAAAGAAATAAAATCAACATTGAGACAACAATCAAAAGAACAAGTGAAAAATATTGTTGACTCCACTACAGAACAAGTAAAGAATATTGTTGACTCCACTACAGAACAAGTAAAAAACATTGTTAAATCAACGACCGGACAAGTAAAAACAACCGCGCGTGAAGTAAGTAAAGAAGGAAGCGATATTCAACGAAAAGTAGTTGACTACTTTAAGGATGTTGCCGCTAATTTTGATATGAAAAGCGTTAGTGTAACTATACCTGGCATTAAAACAACACATCTGAAACACCAATTTGAGTATCATCTCGATGAGACGACCTTATTAGACGTATCATTAGTTAATGGCGATATTAAGGTTGTAGGACACGATAGCGATGATATTGTTGTTGCAGCCGACATTCGTTTCTTTGGCAAAGAGGATATTGCGACTATTGAACAATTTGAAGCATTGAGTACCATTGATGCCACCGATGAGCGTTTATTATTTCATGTCAATGATGCACGAATTGCCTGTGATTTGGTCTTTAAAGTTCCTCAAACGATGTGGCGTGAAATGAAAATAAAATCAATTAATGGTGATATTTATCTATCAAATATTAAAGCCGATGAATTAACACTCGATAGTAAAAATGGTGATTTAAAACTAGAACAAGTCACCGCTAACTTTGGTTCAATCGAAGGTTTAAATGGGGATGTTCTCGTACAAAATGCGTTGATTAAAGATTTAGCGACTAAATCCCTTAATGGTGATTTTCGTTACCGAGGAACCGTTGGAAATACAACAGTTGAAACGTTAAATGGTGATATTTTAGTCACTAAAGAAGATTTGAATGAAGCTAAAATCAACTTGAAGTCAACCGTATCTGGTGACGTAAAAGTAGCGTTACCGCAAGCGATGAATGTAGAAGTGGATTATAGCAATTCAATGGGTGAATTCCATTCTCGTATGAGTAATGTTGAAATGTACAAAAATGGACACCATTTGGAACGCTACTTGCATAACCAAGCACCAATAGTGAAATTAGAAATAAAATCAGCCTTTGGGGATGTGTACTTAAAGGACAGTATGTAG
- a CDS encoding PspC domain-containing protein yields MSMKKLRLSRQKYILGVCGGIAEYFEINPVLVRLMFVLFAIYRGAGLGLYLIMWAVIKWSNSNA; encoded by the coding sequence ATGAGCATGAAAAAATTAAGATTATCAAGACAAAAATATATTTTAGGTGTATGTGGCGGTATCGCAGAGTATTTTGAAATCAACCCAGTGCTGGTTCGATTAATGTTTGTGCTGTTTGCCATTTATCGTGGAGCAGGCCTTGGACTATACTTAATTATGTGGGCCGTAATAAAATGGAGTAATTCAAATGCATAA
- a CDS encoding HPr kinase/phosphorylase yields the protein MNNTVTINEIVKTLNIEYLFGEAFGEREVSVSEVSRPGLVLNGYIEYYQSARIQLIGRTEMRFLLAQTSEERSIIFDRILQPETPAIIFTHSEPVPDEIFPIAERMQIPILGSRSKTSRVHANITNYLEGRLAERLSRHGVFVEVFGMGVLLIGSSGVGKSETALELVQRGHRLIADDRVELFMIDELTLIGEAPEILQNLLEIRGLGIIDVMNLYGVSAIRRSKRLELIIDLVLDDGTVEYDRLGSGRETEQIFDVLVPKVRIPVKTGRNLASVIESAAMNFRANSLGYNATEAFNKKLDALIRRNQA from the coding sequence ATGAATAATACAGTAACGATTAATGAGATTGTTAAGACATTAAATATCGAGTATTTATTTGGTGAAGCATTTGGAGAACGTGAAGTATCAGTGAGTGAAGTATCAAGGCCAGGTTTAGTATTAAATGGCTATATTGAATATTATCAATCAGCACGGATTCAATTAATTGGACGGACGGAAATGCGCTTTTTATTGGCACAAACATCTGAGGAACGCTCGATTATTTTTGACCGTATACTGCAACCAGAGACTCCGGCAATTATTTTTACACATTCTGAGCCTGTTCCGGATGAAATTTTCCCGATTGCAGAGCGGATGCAAATACCCATCCTGGGGTCACGCTCAAAAACTAGTCGGGTTCATGCGAATATTACCAATTACTTAGAAGGACGTTTGGCAGAGCGCTTATCAAGACACGGCGTTTTCGTAGAAGTATTTGGTATGGGTGTCCTATTAATCGGTTCAAGTGGTGTGGGTAAATCAGAGACCGCGCTAGAACTTGTGCAACGGGGACATCGTCTAATTGCGGATGACCGTGTGGAATTATTTATGATTGATGAATTGACCTTAATTGGTGAAGCGCCAGAAATTTTACAAAACTTACTTGAAATTCGAGGCTTAGGTATTATTGATGTCATGAATTTATACGGTGTGTCAGCGATTCGTCGTTCCAAACGATTGGAATTAATTATTGATTTAGTATTAGATGACGGGACAGTAGAATATGACCGTTTAGGCTCAGGCCGTGAGACAGAACAAATTTTTGATGTATTGGTACCGAAAGTACGCATCCCAGTTAAAACAGGGCGTAACTTAGCGTCAGTCATTGAGTCTGCTGCCATGAATTTTAGAGCGAATTCTTTAGGATATAATGCGACAGAAGCCTTTAATAAGAAATTAGACGCATTAATTCGTCGCAATCAAGCGTAG